One genomic segment of Anaerotignum faecicola includes these proteins:
- a CDS encoding beta-ketoacyl-ACP synthase III: MSFRVLGTGMYVPPRVVTNDDLSQFLETNDEWITQRVGVKERHISTNETAADMGAKAARAALENSGVAAEEIDLILAASVSGESISPSVSCMIQNLLGLSCMTMDINAACSAFDFLLETAAGFFARGKVKKVLVIGAERLSRLLDWNDRGTAVIFGDGAGAVVLEAGENYLDAVFDVKGGDDVIDIPQPVGMSPFYERGQEKKPYIHMAGQETFKFAVTAICRDCKEILERNGLTFDDIAYIVPHQANQRIIDFASTKLKVPKEKFYLNIHKYGNTSSASIPIALDELNRAGKLHRGDLLLLPAFGGGLASACCLVRW, encoded by the coding sequence ATGAGCTTTCGTGTGTTAGGGACGGGCATGTATGTCCCACCCAGGGTTGTTACGAATGATGACCTGTCACAGTTTTTAGAGACCAATGACGAATGGATTACCCAGAGGGTCGGCGTAAAGGAACGCCATATCAGCACAAATGAAACGGCGGCGGATATGGGTGCCAAGGCTGCAAGGGCTGCTTTGGAAAACAGTGGCGTAGCGGCGGAGGAAATCGACCTGATTTTGGCGGCAAGCGTCAGCGGGGAGAGCATTTCCCCTTCTGTTTCCTGCATGATTCAGAATCTGCTGGGGCTTTCCTGCATGACCATGGATATCAATGCGGCATGCTCTGCGTTTGATTTTCTTCTGGAAACGGCGGCAGGGTTCTTTGCCAGAGGCAAGGTGAAGAAGGTGCTCGTTATCGGGGCAGAACGTCTGAGCCGCCTGCTGGACTGGAATGACAGAGGCACCGCGGTTATCTTCGGTGACGGCGCAGGTGCGGTGGTTCTGGAAGCAGGTGAAAATTATCTGGATGCTGTTTTTGATGTAAAGGGCGGCGATGATGTCATTGATATTCCACAGCCTGTAGGGATGTCTCCCTTCTATGAAAGAGGGCAGGAAAAGAAGCCTTATATTCACATGGCAGGGCAAGAAACCTTTAAATTTGCGGTAACCGCCATTTGCAGAGACTGCAAGGAAATTCTGGAGCGCAATGGGCTGACCTTTGATGATATCGCGTATATTGTGCCGCATCAGGCAAATCAGCGCATCATTGATTTCGCAAGCACAAAGCTGAAGGTGCCCAAGGAAAAATTTTATTTAAATATTCATAAATACGGCAATACTTCTTCCGCCAGCATTCCCATTGCCTTGGACGAACTGAACCGGGCAGGGAAGCTGCATAGAGGAGATTTATTATTACTGCCTGCCTTTGGCGGCGGTCTGGCAAGCGCCTGTTGTTTAGTAAGATGGTAA
- a CDS encoding zf-HC2 domain-containing protein, translating into MNWKCELVMDLAPLYYDGVASRVSKRLVKKHLRECPQCRTYYKKYHPVDKVPTEVPNWDVEENYAMLARKVRKRRLVLWGGFLSYLSTTIVALVFWYAREQKKMKKI; encoded by the coding sequence ATGAATTGGAAATGTGAACTGGTGATGGATCTGGCACCTCTGTATTATGATGGGGTTGCAAGCAGGGTCAGCAAAAGGCTGGTGAAAAAGCATCTGCGTGAGTGCCCGCAGTGCCGCACCTATTATAAAAAATATCACCCCGTAGACAAAGTTCCCACAGAAGTTCCGAATTGGGATGTGGAGGAAAATTATGCCATGCTGGCAAGAAAAGTCCGCAAAAGACGGCTTGTGCTTTGGGGCGGCTTCCTTTCCTATCTGAGCACGACAATTGTTGCACTGGTGTTTTGGTATGCAAGGGAACAAAAAAAGATGAAAAAAATTTAA